The Bacteroidia bacterium genomic interval TGTTATGGAATCGGGGGATTTTTCTGGTGGACGAGTCCCCGGGGAAATGAGGCGGATGAAGATTAGGTCCTAATCCGTGAGCACATAATTGTAGGTACGATAGGCGATATTATAGCCTCCTCTTTCCAGTTCATGGACAACGGCTTCTATCATCATTTCTTCTTCAGCATCGTATTCTGTCTTGAGGTTTATACCAAACAAACGCCCAACCGTTTGCCAGAAAAAGGCAGAAGCACCGCTTTTGGTTTCTTTGATCAGATGATAGGTTGAATTTCCAGTTTGACGAGAAATGAGCTTGACCAACATTTTCCCTTGCGAACGGCTCATTTTCCTAAGATCTTGCTCATATCTGCCAAAAAGCTCTTCTTCCCGAGACTTCAGGTATTTTTTCCGATCCTTTTTATCGTGAATACCCGCCAGCTCTTTATTCGCATCTTCCATGACCTCTCCAACCTTTACAGCATAAGGATAAGTCTTATGGATGTTCCAACGAAGCTTGGTAAACTTGGCGATACGCCTTTTTCCTCTTCGTAGCTGTTTTTTGGTGGGATATGAATCAATAATATCAACAGGATCAAGACTTCCTGTCATCCACATTTCCCCCATATATTCATAGGCCTTAAAGCGATCCTCAGGCTTGGGACGCTCTTGTCCAAAGCTTAAGCTATATCCGATTAAGGATATTGAGGCCAGGAAAATAATATGTTTTAAAAATCTTTGCACGAAATGGAAAATACACAAATTCTACAACTATTACGAACTAAATCAGTGAATAGTTTGCTCATAATTAGGATTCGTAATCTTATCACAAGTCACTGAGTCCAAACAAGCAAAATTCGTGTACTATTGAGACAAGTCCAGCAGGATTAACCCTAGCTATAAAGCTCAAAGAAAGGATGATCTTAGTATTCGTAATTGATTTTCAGGCTGATTCCTCGTGTATTGG includes:
- a CDS encoding DUF4294 domain-containing protein, giving the protein MQRFLKHIIFLASISLIGYSLSFGQERPKPEDRFKAYEYMGEMWMTGSLDPVDIIDSYPTKKQLRRGKRRIAKFTKLRWNIHKTYPYAVKVGEVMEDANKELAGIHDKKDRKKYLKSREEELFGRYEQDLRKMSRSQGKMLVKLISRQTGNSTYHLIKETKSGASAFFWQTVGRLFGINLKTEYDAEEEMMIEAVVHELERGGYNIAYRTYNYVLTD